Part of the Tribolium castaneum strain GA2 chromosome 4, icTriCast1.1, whole genome shotgun sequence genome is shown below.
AAACTGCTGAACGCAAAACTATTGCAGTAAATGACATTGTTGAAGGTTACTACAAAAAAGTGGGAAATCTTGCAATGTATTGGGTTGATAGGGCAGGTCATATGGTACGTGTTTTGATAAATTCAGTCAGAAAACgcaaaattttggtttatttaggTGCCAAGAGATAATCCAGCCGCAATGAGCTTTATTCTGCAAGACATGACCAGTGGATCTTGGACAAagaattaattgaataaaatatgtaaattacgtaaataaatttttagaaacaatttgttttgtatttttgttttctcgtTCACATCCTAAGTAAactcggtttacagaacaataaaaactgctgcaaattaagttttacaacataattatttaacaaaacaaaataattattcacattagttaaatttatttcattttttaaaagtacattttttattatttagggTAAGAAGAAGATGCCataaaggtaagtgtattttttttgtttattctaCAATAAAAAGTTAATGACAGTTAGtgctaaatttttaaaacacagtAAGTACGtacttcataaaattttaaaatttaatttcattaagaCCTAGCTGCACCGGTGTGGGTTAAAATATAAGCTCTGCTTAAGTGTGTCAATTAAACTGTACCGTAAAAAATGCTacttaaaagtgtttaaagcTTGGTTAAACTAAATCCACTTAAATATCCCTTAACatcaaaaaagcaatttaaatGCACAATTTGAAAACGGAAACGGATTGATAAGAAATTGCGTTATTCTTgatttgtataataaaaaaattggttcaaattctttaaaaaacattttaacatagttatttattaaagattttgagtgtaaatcggatttatttcacctcgtggatgataaacctcTCGTTATCactcgacgtttaaaaatccacgcgtccgatttacacttaaactaaaattttgtagcggaaagtttcaaatttattgGCTTATACTCGTAGTGCCTGTAATTTATCCTATTTTTAACTACACctattaaaaatgttgtgATGTAGATGGTACCTAAAGATGAAAATTCTAAGACATTGCTTTTTCGTCTTCGAAATCGGAagttctttacttttttattgaaattataagttgatgtgtttttttcgttttattctGAAATTATTACGTTTGCACCTCCGTTTACACCCCAAAATATAGACTTTTGTTGGTacattataatataaatttacACATCTAGCTTTTTCTCTGGCTTCTGTCGTCTTTTcagcaaaacttttttttaataaaattgactCAAAGTTAAGAAGTTAAGAAGCCAGTATtcactaattttattttcattaaataatttttctctttatagcagaaataaaaaagcatttggcaaattaaattaactattaatttaaaatgccacgactcaatttatttaaactcccCTTAACCATAGCTTTGTTAAGTGCAGTTAGGTCTAAATAATTCAcgattttacaataaatacttgccaaatttaatatttaaagttatACAGTTGTAAATGACAGGTACAATTTATCTGATTTACAATATCTTCCGTTTAATCTAggtacttattaaaaaaataatctttatcaCGATTGTTTACCCCATTGTTACCTAGAAAAGTACTTATACTTTACTCTTCTTTTAAGCATAGTTAATTTCAATTGCGCCAGCAAAATGAAAACGTTCCTGTTTGGTCTCCTCTTTGTGACCGCCGTTTTGGGTAAATCAACCCCactttgacataatttttttctaacacTTCTGAAAGCTCGTAAGGGTTTCGGTCCGACGGAGCAGGAATGGGGCTTCGTCCAGGTCCGAGCTGGGGCTAAAATCTTCTGGTGGTTGCACCAAACCAGCGCCAACGTAACGAACTACACCGAGCGTCCTCTCGTTATCTGGCTACAAGGAGGTCCAGGAGCTTCATCGACCGGATACGGCAATTTCGCCGAACTTGGACCTCTAGACGCTGATTTAAATCCGAGAAACACGACCTGGATTAACGAATATAACGTCCTTTTTGTCGATAATCCCGTCGGTTGTGGTTTCAGCAAAGTCGACGATCCTAAATATTTTGTGACCACGAATGTGCAAATAGCTGccgattttgttgtttttctgaAAGGGTTTTTCGAGGCCGTGCCTGACTTGAAGAAAACGccgttttatattttttcagagTCGTACGGTGGCAAAATGACCACGGACATTGCCCTCGAAATTGATGCGGTATGTAGACTAAGTGAAATTTTACGTTAATTATTCAGAATTGAAGGCGATTAAAAGTGGTGAGTTGGATGCTAACTTGGTTGGGATTGGACTTGGCGATTCGTGGATTTCTCCGATTGATTCAGTCCCAAGCTGGGGCCCTTATTTACTAAGTgtggtattattttttctaatttcacgtttcgttttttcaattaattgtgTTAGGGAGCAATTGATCAAAACCAATACGAACAACTACAGGAAGCAGCCGAAAAAGCCACTAAAGCCATGGAAGAGGGCAGGTATTCAGATGCTACAAACCTTGTCAATCAAGTCGAAATGCTAATTCAAGTGGTGACCGCAAATATTGACGTTTATAacattttaaccaaaattcCGTCCAGTTGGAGTTTCAAAAGTATTTTATCTTGTTCCGTTTTTATTTGTgaacaatatttaatttgtagaaaatttaataatgccTGTTAATGACGATGTGGACGACAAAATCTCGATTATAATGAATAATCAAGTGAAAGAAGCCCTAGGTCTTAACGTTACTTGGGGAGACCAATCAGAAGGCGTTTCTGATGCGTTGCATGACGATATCATGAAGCCGGTTGTTGAAGCCGGTATgcattaacaatttttttcattacaactaatataaattaaattttagttgaaaCAATATTGAACACTACCAACATTCAAATAGCCGTTTACAATGGGCAATTAGACATGATTGTGGACACTCCAGGTATTTCaagtagtttaaaaaaacaagatttattcttttttaggaACAATGAAGTGGTTGAATAATTTGCAGTTCAGTGGCTCCAAAGACTGGAAAACCGCTGAACGAAAAACTATTGCTGTAAATGACATTGTTGAAGGTTACTACAAAAAAGTGGGAAATCTTGCAATGTACTGGGTTGACAGAGCTGGTCATATGGTAcgaaattttcgaaatatagtcaaacaagataaaaacaaaatattggtTTTATTTAGGTGCCAAGAGACAATCCAGCTGGAATGAGCTTCATTTTGCAAGACATGACCAGTGGACCTTGgacaaacaattaataaagtccattgttgaataaataaattgtttaaagcaATGTTCGTATTTTTGTTCCACCATTTCATTCACcaaataactaaattatttaaaaaccgatgtacaaaagttttattcaaaatcaaattaaaaaagactTATTTTacgataataaaatttccgaaattagctacaacacaagcgtatgtttttttaaataaaactaccTATATTTTTAGATgtatataatttaatttttttgacaaaaacatgcttttttaaaaaaatcatttcatagaaactaaaaatctcagaaaaataaaactaacaagtttaaaaaaagaaagttcGAACTTAGagaatatttgattttttttagcttaCTACAAATGTTAAATAGAATacccaatttttaatttttgcatctaaaaaaactttaaattatctctctaaaaacattaacggTTGAGTCTTTTGCCgattactcaaaaaatatttaactttaaacattaaaaaaattactacctaattattgtttcagtagtagaaaagtaaaattttcagctaataataacttCAATGTTACCCTTAGGCCattattaatcatttattacAATGAGTAAagtaactaaaattttaatatttatggcgACTTTTTAAATAGCCGTATAAACTCCAACAAATGGTTTGTGATGGAGTTGCTAGAATTATGGTTAGGGTATGGTTTActatagtaaaaaaagtaCTCAAAATACTGTACATTGTTGCTGAGattaacttttaaagtgaaatattttgtagttattagttttaggcaattaaaattttatatttttagatagacaatttcataatctttgagaagtaagaagaaaaaataaggtgttccatttaactttttcaagtaaCTTAACTTTTGacaaacttcttaatttttctatgtttcTAATTGcaatacaatttaaaaactaaacagaatcgaccaatacaaatttatagattaaaatcatcagtattaaaagtacgtcaaaaaatgcaataaaatttatagcgtgccatttggaaaaacataactttagtgtttttttaattttgagacactctgtatatattgtaaaatatGCAGCAAAAACGcaaagataattaaaaaagtcaatatctttaataataaacaagttataagGCTTTTTCAGATCGTTGGGACAGCCAGTATATTGACATAAATTCCCATCCAAAAAACTGCTcgaaaatgactattttgaGCACAATATCTGTACAAATACCGCTTACGTCGCCTATCGTCTCAAGTACCTTTCAAGACCGTTTATATTGTATTACTTATCAAAAAATCGGTCCACTTTTGTTCGAATTCCACCGAAAATGAAACCGCTAATCATCGTCCTCCTTGCAATAACAGCCACTTTGGGTAAGTCCAGGCCTTGAAAACCCACTTTACAGAAATTTCCAGCCCGGAAAGGCTTCGGCCCCACTGACCAAGAATGGGGCTTTGTCGATGTGCGCGAAGGCGCCCATATGTTTTGGTGGTTACACAAAACGGCTGCTAATGTTGACAAATATACGGACAAACCACTGGTTGTCTGGCTACAAGGAGGTCCTGGAGCTTCGTCCACAGGTTATGGAAATTTCGGCGAACTTGGGCCTCTAGACGCTGATTTGAATCCGCGAAATACGACGTGGATTAACGATTACAACGTCCTGTTTGTCGATAATCCGGTCGGGACAGGGTATAGCTACGTGAACGATTCGAAATATTTCGCCACCAATAACAGCCAAATTGCGAGCGATTTTGTTACGCTATTGAAAGGGTTTTACGAGGCTGTGCCTGATTTGAAGCAAACTCCTTTGCATATTTTTTCGGAGTCGTACGGTGGGAAAATGACGGCGGAAATTGGGTTACAAATTTATCTGGTACCTAAGTTAGTTACAACTAATTCAGCTGTTAATTTGGTTTGTTTCAGGCCACTAAAAGTGGCGATTTAGACTGTCATTTGGTAAGTGTAGGTCTTGGAGACTCGTGGATTTCTCCAATTGATTCCGTCTTGACTTGGGGTCCTTATTTACTCACTGTGGTACGTAAATCGCCCCAAATTATGTGTTTTGTCTCAAATGTTATTCGAATGTTAGGGTGCGGTTGACCAAAATCAATACGAACAAGTACAGGCCAAAGCCGAAGAAACTAAAGCAGCCCTCGAAGCTGGTAAATTTTCGGAAGCTACTAATTTGTGGGGCCAGGCTGAACAAGTCATTGAGACTGTTACTGCCGGCATTGATTTTTATAATATCTTGAAGAAAATTACCGCCAGTTGGGTTAAAAGTAAGTAATGAGATTATTAAAACCGATGTAATTTTGACCATCAAACAGAAGAAAAAGCACTGCCTGGCTTAAAAGACGATGATGTGGATACAAAAATAGCAATTTTGATGAATAACGACGTGAAAAAAGCTTTAGGACTTGAAGTTGACTGGGGTTTTCAAGCAGGGGCAGTTTTTGATGCTTTGTACGAAGATTTCATGAAACCAGTCACCAATATTGGTAATTAAAACAACTaagttaattgcaattaaaatgaaaactttttttgtagttGAACGTTTGTTAAACGAGACCGATGTTCGCGTCGCTGTTTATAACGGACAGTTGGATTTAATTGTGGACACGCCTGgtataactaaataaaataaaactttaaattaaattttttttcagggaCAACCCAATGGGTCGATAAGCTGCAATTTCCAGGTTCGGACGAATGGAAAACGGCGAGTAAATTGGCAATAAAAGTGGATAAAATTGTAGAAGGTTATTACAAGAATTTGGGAAATTTGACCATGTTTTGGGTGGACAGAGCCGGCCACATGGTGCCTGCTGATAATCCGGCTGCTATGAGCTACATTTTGCAATATATGACCAAAaatgtgtaataaataataaataaattgttttcgtCAATCggatttatttgtgttttcttgtctttgacaaaaataacacattacATCAAAATTAGTCTACATAATTGAATCttcaattgtttaaaattacgtAATTCTAACgtaatttgaaaactttttggacctacttttttataaaatttcgagaaataagTGCAAAATAAGTTAGAATTGGCCGAAATCACATAACATAATATAACCGGATATCAGCCGTCTctaatgctctaaacctccacgtggttgtTGCTGCCGGCTGGacaaataagttaataatttgACTAATTAGAGCAATTCTTAAATGTAATACGTATTGCTGATTGCACTTTACAGTGGTATAATGTGCAATACGACTTCTTTCGCTATAGCATTATcagcaaaatttaataatgtgaGAACGCATGCCAATGAGCATACGGAAGCAAATGCACTTTGCTGTTTTTGGAGGCTTGTCTTTATAGTCTTCCAGCATACTATCGATTTTCATGGAATTTCAAAAT
Proteins encoded:
- the LOC135265831 gene encoding retinoid-inducible serine carboxypeptidase-like, with the translated sequence MKTFLFGLLFVTAVLARKGFGPTEQEWGFVQVRAGAKIFWWLHQTSANVTNYTERPLVIWLQGGPGASSTGYGNFAELGPLDADLNPRNTTWINEYNVLFVDNPVGCGFSKVDDPKYFVTTNVQIAADFVVFLKGFFEAVPDLKKTPFYIFSESYGGKMTTDIALEIDAAIKSGELDANLVGIGLGDSWISPIDSVPSWGPYLLSVGAIDQNQYEQLQEAAEKATKAMEEGRYSDATNLVNQVEMLIQVVTANIDVYNILTKIPSSWSFKKNLIMPVNDDVDDKISIIMNNQVKEALGLNVTWGDQSEGVSDALHDDIMKPVVEAVETILNTTNIQIAVYNGQLDMIVDTPGTMKWLNNLQFSGSKDWKTAERKTIAVNDIVEGYYKKVGNLAMYWVDRAGHMVPRDNPAGMSFILQDMTSGPWTNN
- the LOC107399247 gene encoding uncharacterized protein LOC107399247 encodes the protein MKTFLFVLLVLTSVFARKGFGPTEQEWGFVQVRAGAKMFWWLQQTSANVTNYTERPLVIWLQGGPGSSSTGYGNFAELGPLDADLNPRNTTWINEYNVLFVDNPVGTGFSKVDDPKYFATNNVQIASDFVVFLQGFYKAVPDLKKTPLYIFSESYGGKMTAEIALEVDAAIKSGLLDVDLIGVGLGDSWISPVDSVLTWAPYLLTVGAIDQNQYERLQETAEDAKKAIDDGKYGEATDLFHQGLMLIEISTASIDVYNILTRVSSEWNFKNKLIKSVNDDVDDKISVIMNNQVKEALGLDVNWGDQSDGVNSALHVDFMKPVIDAVESLLNNTNIQVAIYNGQLDLIVDTPGQMQWLDNLQFSGSKDWKTAERKTIAVNDIVEGYYKKVGNLAMYWVDRAGHMVPRDNPAAMSFILQDMTKKLLENDYFEHNICTNTAYVAYRLKYLSRPFILYYLSKNRSTFVRIPPKMKPLIIVLLAITATLARKGFGPTDQEWGFVDVREGAHMFWWLHKTAANVDKYTDKPLVVWLQGGPGASSTGYGNFGELGPLDADLNPRNTTWINDYNVLFVDNPVGTGYSYVNDSKYFATNNSQIASDFVTLLKGFYEAVPDLKQTPLHIFSESYGGKMTAEIGLQIYLATKSGDLDCHLVSVGLGDSWISPIDSVLTWGPYLLTVGAVDQNQYEQVQAKAEETKAALEAGKFSEATNLWGQAEQVIETVTAGIDFYNILKKITASWVKKEKALPGLKDDDVDTKIAILMNNDVKKALGLEVDWGFQAGAVFDALYEDFMKPVTNIVERLLNETDVRVAVYNGQLDLIVDTPGTTQWVDKLQFPGSDEWKTASKLAIKVDKIVEGYYKNLGNLTMFWVDRAGHMVPADNPAAMSYILQYMTKNV